Proteins from one Catenuloplanes atrovinosus genomic window:
- a CDS encoding alpha/beta fold hydrolase: MTDDASVLIEGPWTHRFVGANGSRFHVVEAGTGPLVLFLHGFPEFWWAWHQILPYVADAGFRAVAMDLRGYGASDKPPRGYDGYTLAADVAGTIRALGERSAIVVGAGAGGMIGWTTASFHPQMVSRLIVMGAAHPLRLRAALFSDPRGQVAAATHTLKYQLPRYEHVLARDNGAEVGNILRRWGGREWVNSAAFADYEARCREAITIPQAAFCAMEGYRWAFRAGLRLHGYRFVRLMQRPLVTPTLQLHGTQDTAILPRTAQGSSRYVRSSYEWLPLRGVGHFPHQEVPALVASEILRWAK, translated from the coding sequence ATGACTGACGACGCGAGCGTGCTGATCGAGGGGCCGTGGACACACCGGTTCGTCGGCGCCAACGGCAGCAGGTTCCATGTCGTGGAGGCCGGCACCGGGCCGCTCGTGCTGTTCCTGCACGGATTCCCGGAGTTCTGGTGGGCCTGGCACCAGATCCTGCCGTACGTGGCCGACGCCGGCTTCCGGGCGGTCGCGATGGACCTGCGTGGTTACGGCGCCAGTGACAAGCCGCCGCGCGGATACGACGGATACACGCTCGCCGCGGACGTCGCCGGCACCATCCGCGCGCTCGGCGAGCGGTCCGCGATCGTGGTCGGCGCCGGTGCCGGCGGCATGATCGGCTGGACCACCGCGTCGTTCCACCCGCAGATGGTCAGCCGCCTGATCGTGATGGGCGCGGCCCACCCGCTGCGGCTGCGCGCCGCGCTCTTCTCCGACCCGCGCGGCCAGGTCGCCGCCGCGACCCACACGCTCAAATACCAGCTCCCACGGTACGAGCACGTGCTCGCCCGGGACAACGGCGCCGAGGTCGGCAACATCCTGCGCCGGTGGGGCGGTCGTGAGTGGGTGAACAGCGCCGCGTTCGCCGACTACGAGGCCAGGTGCCGGGAGGCGATCACCATCCCGCAGGCCGCGTTCTGCGCGATGGAGGGCTACCGGTGGGCGTTCCGGGCCGGGCTGCGGCTGCACGGCTACCGGTTCGTCAGGCTCATGCAGCGCCCGCTGGTCACGCCCACGCTGCAACTGCACGGCACGCAGGACACCGCGATCCTGCCCCGCACCGCGCAGGGCTCCAGCCGGTACGTCCGGTCCTCCTACGAGTGGCTGCCGCTGCGCGGCGTCGGCCACTTCCCGCACCAGGAGGTCCCGGCGCTGGTCGCGTCCGAGATCCTGCGCTGGGCGAAGTGA
- a CDS encoding SseB family protein: MTDWEPATEAEAAMREALRKEDQEAYFQVLARTELLLPVSGDTPAGGPLSWGTWTTGGRTHVLAFTSAAALRACLAQHAGSTRHVPYQELAAGWPNVDWWLAVNPGLPIEGYLPAWFVAQLARGDVRLPGRTMGARARLMKAESANRARATASVPGMMRPSEDEVAAAMAAPGVSHSPGTLSGNGLITSDEPSAGAEPDPAPDPTPEPEQRANWAADYSGPSRWAAAPESAGPPAPLGPPTSSGGFPVMPGPSPDTAESLPTRPLETFGANGDAPPPRYGARPAAADAFPPRAEGDGLPRRPVPEPADTRPPGFAPLPAPDALPGPDALPARPVSGGGPESSGATSLPRRPDPGSPAPFRPAGFESPVGRADAAPRTNGLSPRPAPAGSDFGGLAQRPEPGGFERRPEAEPDAGGPPRPGADSEAEPLPKRPPNGESLPKRPSAADALGARSAAASRSPGAGAPPSSPEAWSRPGFDAPPSRFGDSLTSRPGGDPLSSRPGDAPPFRAGAETPTSPAPEAPASDETPAVGPGGLPRRQASSTPTVYGGAVPVEEATDYLRGAAHPGDPAVEERAPHVWAAPGEAPSYGAGSPSYATPRSDPPYTPDPDRPFSPAPTPAYRPESQIAQPDLAGFTPANEVEEELLAAAGDGSTDSFLSTLLLARVLLPLKPGTSASGGRPGDPDFAWRTDVIDGERYVVVFTSPERLGEHLVGGEAIETVGVKFARLIRHWPDPGLSFAVNPGSPVGATLPGSQIVALASWAKEVGLGEDAEPDEYVEPTPAPVRVVETPAPVSRPPDPNAPTVMQKTVSPAQVDYFLNRGYDRVSGFLHRANEVEHLGTPGQLLSALGLIYPGSPFRPDAEVVHVLRWPAFRPSLYRIPYGGQNENAMRAMEGWVIERPPFRGNGFAPGDSSDVIAEFKVDSVRLPHGSELWSIDRSGRQTLLALLDTDAMTWRKVGEN; this comes from the coding sequence GTGACCGACTGGGAGCCGGCCACCGAGGCCGAAGCGGCCATGCGGGAGGCCCTCCGTAAGGAGGACCAGGAGGCCTATTTCCAGGTGCTTGCCCGCACCGAGTTGCTGCTGCCCGTCTCCGGCGACACACCGGCCGGCGGCCCGCTGAGCTGGGGCACGTGGACCACCGGCGGCCGCACGCACGTGCTCGCCTTCACGTCCGCCGCGGCGCTGCGGGCCTGCCTCGCGCAGCACGCCGGCTCGACGCGCCACGTGCCGTACCAGGAGCTCGCGGCCGGCTGGCCGAACGTGGACTGGTGGCTCGCGGTCAACCCCGGCCTGCCCATCGAGGGCTACCTGCCCGCCTGGTTCGTGGCTCAGCTCGCGCGCGGCGATGTGCGGCTGCCGGGCCGGACCATGGGCGCCCGCGCCCGCCTGATGAAGGCGGAGAGCGCGAACCGGGCGCGCGCCACCGCGTCCGTCCCCGGCATGATGCGGCCGAGCGAGGACGAGGTCGCGGCCGCCATGGCCGCGCCCGGCGTCAGCCACTCGCCCGGCACGCTCAGCGGCAACGGGCTGATCACGAGCGACGAGCCGTCCGCCGGTGCGGAGCCGGACCCCGCGCCGGACCCCACGCCCGAGCCCGAGCAGCGCGCGAACTGGGCGGCCGACTACTCCGGGCCGTCCCGCTGGGCCGCGGCGCCGGAGAGCGCCGGCCCGCCCGCGCCGCTCGGACCGCCCACGTCGAGCGGCGGGTTCCCGGTGATGCCGGGCCCGTCGCCGGACACCGCCGAGTCGCTGCCGACCCGGCCGCTGGAGACGTTCGGCGCCAACGGCGACGCCCCGCCACCGCGGTACGGTGCGCGGCCCGCGGCCGCCGACGCGTTCCCGCCGCGCGCGGAGGGCGACGGGCTGCCGCGGCGGCCGGTTCCGGAGCCGGCGGACACGCGTCCGCCGGGCTTCGCGCCGCTGCCCGCTCCCGACGCGCTGCCCGGCCCCGACGCGCTGCCGGCCCGGCCGGTCTCCGGTGGTGGCCCGGAGTCGTCCGGTGCCACCTCGCTGCCGCGCCGGCCGGACCCCGGATCGCCGGCGCCGTTCCGTCCGGCGGGCTTCGAGTCGCCGGTCGGCCGGGCCGACGCGGCCCCGCGAACGAACGGTCTCTCTCCGCGCCCGGCCCCGGCCGGCTCCGACTTCGGCGGTCTCGCGCAGCGTCCCGAGCCCGGTGGCTTCGAGCGCCGGCCGGAGGCTGAGCCGGACGCCGGCGGTCCTCCGCGCCCGGGGGCCGACTCCGAGGCCGAGCCGCTTCCCAAGCGCCCGCCGAACGGCGAGTCGCTGCCGAAGCGCCCATCCGCCGCGGATGCCCTCGGTGCCCGTTCGGCCGCGGCGTCCCGGTCGCCCGGCGCCGGTGCGCCGCCGTCGAGCCCCGAGGCGTGGTCCCGGCCCGGCTTCGACGCGCCGCCGTCCCGGTTCGGGGACTCGCTGACCAGCCGCCCGGGCGGCGATCCGCTCTCCAGCCGCCCCGGTGACGCGCCGCCGTTCCGGGCCGGGGCGGAGACGCCCACGTCGCCCGCGCCCGAGGCGCCCGCGTCCGACGAGACGCCCGCGGTCGGTCCGGGTGGGCTGCCGCGCCGGCAGGCGAGCAGCACGCCCACCGTGTACGGCGGCGCGGTCCCGGTCGAGGAGGCCACCGACTACCTGCGCGGCGCCGCTCACCCGGGCGACCCGGCCGTGGAGGAGCGGGCGCCGCACGTGTGGGCCGCGCCCGGCGAGGCGCCGTCCTACGGTGCCGGCTCGCCGTCCTACGCCACGCCGCGGTCCGACCCGCCGTACACGCCGGACCCGGACCGCCCGTTCTCCCCGGCGCCGACGCCCGCGTACCGGCCGGAGTCGCAGATCGCGCAGCCGGACCTGGCCGGGTTCACGCCGGCGAACGAGGTCGAGGAGGAGTTGCTCGCGGCCGCCGGCGACGGCAGCACCGACTCGTTCCTCTCCACGCTGCTGCTGGCGCGCGTGCTGCTGCCGCTCAAGCCGGGCACGTCCGCGTCCGGTGGCCGCCCCGGCGACCCGGACTTCGCCTGGCGCACCGACGTGATCGACGGCGAGCGCTACGTGGTGGTCTTCACGTCCCCGGAGCGGCTCGGCGAACACCTGGTCGGCGGCGAGGCGATCGAGACCGTCGGGGTGAAGTTCGCCCGGCTGATCCGCCACTGGCCGGACCCGGGCCTGTCGTTCGCGGTGAACCCGGGCAGCCCGGTCGGCGCGACGCTGCCGGGCAGCCAGATCGTGGCGCTGGCCAGCTGGGCCAAGGAGGTCGGCCTCGGCGAGGACGCCGAGCCGGACGAGTACGTCGAGCCGACGCCGGCACCGGTGCGCGTGGTGGAGACGCCCGCGCCGGTGTCCCGCCCGCCGGACCCGAACGCGCCGACCGTGATGCAGAAGACGGTCTCGCCGGCGCAGGTCGACTACTTCCTGAACCGGGGGTACGACCGGGTCTCCGGCTTCCTGCACCGGGCGAACGAGGTCGAGCACCTGGGCACGCCCGGTCAGCTGTTGTCCGCGCTGGGCCTGATCTACCCGGGCTCTCCGTTCCGCCCGGACGCGGAGGTGGTGCACGTGCTGCGCTGGCCCGCGTTCCGCCCGTCGCTGTACCGCATTCCGTACGGCGGGCAGAACGAGAACGCGATGCGCGCGATGGAGGGCTGGGTGATCGAGCGCCCGCCGTTCCGCGGCAACGGGTTCGCGCCCGGCGACAGCTCCGACGTGATCGCCGAGTTCAAGGTGGACAGCGTGCGCCTGCCGCACGGCTCCGAGCTGTGGAGCATCGACCGCTCCGGCCGGCAGACGCTGCTCGCCCTGCTCGACACGGACGCGATGACCTGGCGAAAGGTCGGCGAGAACTGA
- the mycP gene encoding type VII secretion-associated serine protease mycosin, protein MPQKTPTHLAGIRTQLSAFAPVPLRPLSASGLSCESTAAPSGTVREEPWAQRRYGLGRLSPVADGRGTVVAVIDSGVDPAHPQLAGRVLPGADFLDPGGDGTRDCVGHGTAVASLIAAAPARGVAFRGVAPEARILPVRVSEQQIVDGAETGRTVPPDRLADAIRWAVDHDADVLNLSVVLYADDAAVRAAIGYAVAHDVVVVAAVGNRHGTPGADPTPYPAAYAGVLGVGAITEAGQAADYSQAGTYVDLVAPGGHVLTAVPGGGHAYADGTSYAAPFGAATAALVRQRWPDLTVTEVIARIVATTDPAPGGPAGDAYGYGVLNPYRAVADTVPAPPSTTRPAPAAAPAVPAAQAASAAHARTPRALALAAAGLVAAALTLWLAVVVPRARRRAWRSPPTDAGP, encoded by the coding sequence ATGCCACAGAAAACCCCGACGCACCTGGCGGGCATCAGAACACAACTCTCCGCTTTCGCGCCAGTACCCCTTAGGCCACTCTCCGCGAGCGGTTTGTCCTGCGAAAGCACCGCCGCGCCGTCCGGCACGGTTCGCGAGGAGCCATGGGCCCAGCGACGGTACGGACTGGGCCGCCTCTCCCCGGTCGCGGACGGCCGCGGCACGGTGGTCGCCGTGATCGACTCCGGCGTCGACCCGGCCCATCCGCAACTCGCCGGGCGCGTGCTGCCCGGCGCGGACTTCCTCGACCCGGGCGGCGACGGCACGCGCGACTGCGTCGGCCACGGCACCGCGGTCGCCAGCCTGATCGCGGCCGCCCCCGCGCGCGGCGTGGCGTTCCGCGGCGTCGCGCCGGAGGCCCGCATCCTGCCGGTACGCGTGAGCGAGCAGCAGATCGTGGACGGCGCCGAGACCGGCCGGACCGTGCCGCCGGACCGGCTCGCCGACGCGATCCGCTGGGCCGTGGACCACGACGCGGACGTGCTCAACCTGTCCGTGGTGCTCTACGCGGACGACGCGGCGGTGCGCGCGGCGATCGGATACGCGGTGGCGCACGACGTCGTGGTGGTGGCCGCGGTCGGCAACCGGCACGGGACCCCGGGCGCGGACCCGACGCCGTACCCGGCCGCCTACGCCGGCGTGCTCGGCGTCGGCGCCATCACCGAGGCGGGCCAGGCCGCGGACTACTCGCAGGCCGGCACGTACGTCGACCTGGTCGCGCCGGGTGGGCACGTGCTCACCGCGGTCCCGGGCGGCGGTCACGCGTACGCGGACGGCACCAGCTACGCCGCGCCGTTCGGCGCCGCCACCGCCGCGCTGGTCCGGCAGCGCTGGCCGGACCTGACGGTGACCGAGGTCATCGCCCGGATCGTCGCCACCACCGACCCGGCGCCCGGCGGCCCGGCCGGCGACGCGTACGGCTACGGCGTGCTGAACCCGTACCGCGCGGTCGCCGACACCGTGCCCGCGCCGCCGTCCACCACCCGCCCGGCCCCCGCCGCCGCACCGGCCGTGCCGGCCGCCCAGGCCGCGTCCGCCGCCCACGCCCGCACACCGCGCGCGCTCGCGCTCGCCGCCGCCGGCCTCGTGGCCGCGGCCCTCACGCTCTGGCTCGCCGTGGTCGTCCCCCGCGCCCGCCGCCGCGCCTGGCGCTCCCCACCCACGGACGCCGGGCCCTGA
- a CDS encoding WXG100 family type VII secretion target, with product MLSVDVAALRRIGAEIDAAGVALWSVLDDLDADARSTAAAWSGEAWRAYEERRAAWRRAGAELGALLREIGRAVEVSAADYADVEARNRALFD from the coding sequence GTGCTGAGCGTCGACGTGGCCGCGCTGCGGCGGATCGGCGCGGAGATCGACGCGGCCGGGGTGGCGCTGTGGTCCGTGCTGGACGACCTGGACGCGGACGCGCGGTCGACGGCCGCGGCGTGGAGCGGGGAGGCGTGGCGGGCCTACGAGGAACGGCGTGCCGCCTGGCGCCGGGCGGGTGCGGAACTGGGCGCGCTGCTGCGCGAGATCGGCCGGGCGGTCGAGGTGTCGGCCGCCGACTACGCGGATGTGGAGGCGCGCAACCGGGCGCTGTTCGACTGA